CGGCGGTGCAATTTATATAAGAAACAACTTTATGATCCGGATGCTGTTTTTTAAACTCAACAAATTTTTTGGTAGGAGCACTCAAAGCCAATGAACAGCCTGTTTTTAAATCGGGTAAAATAACTTTTTTATTAGGCGATAAAGTTTTTGCTGTTTCAGCCATAAAATGAACACCGGCAAACAATATAATTTCGGCGTCGTTTTGAGCAGCAACTTGTGCTAATTGTAAACTATCGCCTGTAAAATCGGCTATATCTTGAATTTCGCCTATTTGATAATAATGAGCTAATATTATTGCGTTTTTTTCTTTTCTTAATTTATTAATTTTGCGAATCAGTTCTTTGCTATTCATAAATCGTATTTCTTATTTGTCTTTATATACTATATATATTATTTATTATAAATTATTTATATTTATTATTATGCTGTTGATACAGTTGATAACTTAATTTTAAAAACTTGCTTTTTATTAAAACATTTTTTTATTAATAATTTATTAACATGCAAAATTATATTAATTATTTGATTTCAATCTTTTTGTAATATTATTAACATTATGTTGATAGCAGAATTTTTGATAACTTTTTTTGCGGTAAGACCGTTTAAATGTTGATTAAATGTTATTAAACAGGCATTTTTTTGTTATTAAAATTTAATAAATAATTAGAATTATTAACAATTGTGTTTTTTCGATGATTTATGAAAAGTTATCAAAAAGTATCAACGATTTAATAAGTATTTATCAACATGAGTTTGTATAAAATTATTGAAAATCTAATCCCCTTACTATTAGTAATTTAAAAAAAAAAAATATTTTTGTAAAAAAATAAAAGCATTTGATTATTAAGAATTAGAGAGAAATACTAATTTAGTAACGTGAAATTAATATTAAGTAATTATTAAAATTTTATTAACAATGCTTGACAAAATCAAAAGGATTTGTATTGGTAGCGACCATGCCGGATTTGAAACCAAACAATATATAATCAATTACCTTGAATCAGAAGGTATTGCATACGACGATTTTGGTTGTTATTCTCCTGATAGTGTAGATTATCCCGATGTTGCTCACAAATTAGCTCACAAAGTATCGGTTGGAGAATACGAAAAAGGAATTTTGGTATGTGGAAGCGGCAACGGAGTTTGCATGACGGCGAATAAATACATTAACGTACGTGCAGCTCTTGTTTGGAGTAAAGAAATATGCGAATTGGCAAGATTGCACAACGATGCAAATATTTTGTGCATCCCCGGAAGATTCGTGAGCAACGACGAAGCAGTTGATTTTGTTAAAATATTTTTTTCTACTAATTTTGAAGGCGGAAGACACGAGAGAAGAGTTGAAAAAATTAAAAACGATTTTATAAAGTAAAGAAATGATTTATTCGAGTAGCGAACAGGTTTTTATAAATAATTGCAAG
This portion of the Lentimicrobiaceae bacterium genome encodes:
- the rpiB gene encoding ribose 5-phosphate isomerase B; this translates as MKRICIGSDHAGFETKQYIINYLESEGIAYDDFGCYSPDSVDYPDVAHKLAHKVSVGEYEKGILVCGSGNGVCMTANKYINVRAALVWSKEICELARLHNDANILCIPGRFVSNDEAVDFVKIFFSTNFEGGRHERRVEKIKNDFIK